DNA sequence from the Neospora caninum Liverpool complete genome, chromosome VIIa genome:
ACATTCAAGGGCTAgggctgcttcctcttcgagCACAACGTTATATGCAACATCCTAAATCCCCATCCTGCTGCTACTTCTCTAATTAGATGCTAACGCTAGCAAATGCACACGGTGCTTTAAATGTTTGGAAGAAGTGCTGTTTGCATGCCACTGCAAAAACAAACAAATGAGTGGAAGTGGAAGGGCGAAGATGTCTAAAAACGAGTTATTCTCCAGTGAACGCATCTGCTACTGCCGTAAGTACTACTTTACCGAAGGAAAGCCTGCTTCGCGAACATCCTTATGTTCAAACTCTGGCTATACTGAAGATGAAAATCTCTTGGTAGAGGAAATAAAGGGTTTTCTCGGCAGGCTTCTGTTGTGAAGAGGTACCAGAGGTCGGGTCTCCACGGCACAGTGGGGCACATAAACAGCATGCGCCTCCGAAGGTCTGACTCGAGCAACTGTAGCAAGACCGTATATTCACCGATTTCCTGTTAATGTCCCCCCTCGCCCTCACAGATCGTGCCCTACCCATTTGACTACCGCGAGGACGTGTCccccactgcatgcgcgcgaaCTCGTAGTACGTTTCGCATCATTTTGATTTTTTCTtgcgagcgcgaggaggaagcTCTTTCTCGAAGAGTCGACCGTGTTTCGCACTTTTCTGACTgctgtctgtttttcgcaCTTTTCGCAACAATGTCTGACGTTGAGAGCATTGCTGACGAAGTTGTGGCCCCTgtggaggaggaggaagaggtgaAGGATTTGATGACTGCGATCCGGAAGGTGAGCTCAATTTTACAACCACGGGTCTTTCTCACTGCCAGTTTCGTTGTTTTGTTCCGAGCGTTTGCACAATGGCGACCGCATCGTGGCTCTTTTAGTCTGCGGGGAGCTCAATGACGCGTGTGGGGCGTGTTCGCGAGCCTTTTGCCGGGAGGCGACCGGGAGCGACGAGGCTCACCATTCGCGCTGGTACCTTTCCGTAAAACGTTCTGAAACCTGTTCTGTGCTTATGGCGGTTGACTATATGAGTGACGGGATCTGTGCCAAGCAAAGTAACCTTCCCGAGCGAGTAGCGCAGGACGCAACGACGACCAGGGTGGCAGAGACGACCTTTGCCGTGGAGAGGAGTACTCTACTGACAATCAACATCTCTTCGTTACCTGTCTCAGCACATAGGAGTGGAGCAGTGGATGGGCTGTCTGCTGACAGCCACGCCATTGGATGCTTCATAATCTGAGAACAGGAAGCTCAAAGACGAAACTTCCTGTAGAAACTCGTGTCTTTTGAGGTGGTACGGAGGTACTTGCGCCTGTCCAGTGAGTtccggtttttttttcgtggcGACGTGCGTGTATCGTTCTGAGGTGCGTACTTTGCTGTAGTATGGGGTGGAGGAGTGTTCGGTTTTCTGTCGAGGGTTAGCGTATTCTCAAGCGCACTAGAAGCAGCTGTTTTCAAGCCCTATTCATTGCGCTTTTGATGTGGCAGTCTAACGATGCGTAGAGACAGGCATGTTTGCGGTGTTTCGTTCAGGTGCTGAAGAACGCATTGATCCACGATGGTCTTGTTCGTGGCCTGCACGAGGTGGCGAAGGCCCTTGACGCAAAGAAAGCACAAGTTTGCTTTTTGTCTGAAAGCTGCTCGGAGCCGGCGTACAAGAAGCTGGTCCAGGGCTTGTGCAAGGAACATGGAATCCCCCTGCTTGATGTGACGGACAGCAAGGAACTGGGCGAATGGGCGGGACTCTGCAAAGTCGACAAAGACGGTACCGCTCGCAAGGTCGTGGGTGCGTCGTGCGTGTGCGTCACCGACTttggcgaggagagcgaggctcTGACTTTCCTCCAGAACCACATCAAGACTCTCAGTTGAGTTTTCAATTCACATAATGCTGTGATGCAAGTCGCCTGTTGCGGGGTCGCTCGTGCCCGCGGTTGTCGCAGCTGATGCAATGATGGTTTGTGTGGTTGAACTGCACCGTGTACGATCGTTGTTTGTATTGCGGAGCGCAATCACGGAACCTTGTAAAGTCACTTGCCGCAGTGGGGTGGAGAGGAATGAGGCATCTGCAACAGACGTCTTACTTGCTGCAGCTGAATGCTTCTGTGAGCTTTCTGTCAAAAGTAGCGGCCATACACACTTGAGGATAAGGTGGAACCCAGCGCCATGGGAGGGACGTAAGTAGCAAGAGTGTCAAAACGCGCTACACACGATCCCGCTACACTGCGGAGATTAGATTATTTTTCTGTGTAGAAGAGCATACATCATCGATTAGCAGAGTACCTGAGCACTAGTGGCGTTTCCAGGTTGGAGTGTTACGAGAATTCGTTAGGTAGTTCGCCATGGTACGGGTCCCCTCGTTGTCAGCAAAGGGACACGGTCGCGTATCGAAGGCCTATCGCGAAAAGTGCTCAGACAAATGTTGACGCTTATACAGCTGCATTCGTTGCCCCAGCCGGTACGCACGTTGAGGCGACTTCGCGGACGCAGGCAACTCAGCTGGACTGATTCGCATTGTACCCCAACGCAGTTTGTCAGTGTGCATCACTAGTAGTAAACTAAATCTCGTCATTTTAGAGGGCACATTTCGAGAGAAAAGTCGGCGCGACTCCCAAACCGCCTTGCTTAATACGGGGGGAATGTAGACTAATCAGCTGCATAGAGCTGTTCGAAAGCTGACAAGGTCCCTCGACAGTTTGCCGCCTTTCTGTACATATCGTGGAAGCAGCAACCTCACTAGAGTCGAGTTCGAAGACAAagcgtctcgcctcgtgcGCTACACCACCTTTATCGTACCGTTCAGACAGGGCACCCGTAATTACTCTAAAGTGCCGAAGAGACATTCAAAACGCAGGTAATCGCGGTAGGCGAATGTTTCTCTCAGCGAACAGATACATACGTTGAATTGTGATGGGAACTCAAAAGGCCACTTCCAAGCGACGCTGCAGTGCCTCGAATGCTCGTATCTACCACATCGAAGAGACGGGCATTGATGCCTAAAGCGTTCTGCAACCGGCGACCTTTCGGGAATTCATCGTATTGAGTCACGGCAGCGTATCTCTACGCGGAGGACCACGTGTGTAGTGCGAGGAACCTACCCTTATTTGTATGCTGCCGCACCAGCGACATGAGCTGATCCGGGCGAACACCACAAATACGTGGCAGTCGCGTAACAATCAAACAAAGCAACTTAAATTACAAATCCCAAAGTTCGCACTCTGCTGGAAAATGGGGGACGGTTGGCGACGCATGCCTATTGCGCTATACACAACTGGAGGTTACGGTGGTCAAGTTGTTTATGAAACTAAGAGCCTGGAAAACCTTGTAGCGCCCTCCCAAAATGCACTGTAAAAACACTCGCAGTGACAAAAAAGACACTACACTTTGTAAGTGCCGCGCACAATGCGAGAAACAATCCCCACTGGCGTCACCTGTTTTGGTTGAGGTCCCGATTTCAAGCATACACGCAATAGCCAAGAATAACATAATTGCAACTAAAAACGATGACATCATTCACCCTTGCCGCAGCAACTGAAGACTGATCGGAGCGCGTACACTGTGGAGAAAATTGCCAAAACCCCGCAAGCCAACGATGTGCATGCCTCGACAATGAGCCATTTGCCTGTTCCCATAATGGTGAAGATCTTGTAGTCGTTCATAATGTCCTCAGTAGGTGGAGTGAAGTACTGCGGAAAGCCGACCATGCCTACTTGTTTCACGACCGTGTGATAAGTGGAGGTAGCTACGATGCAGCTGACAATGGCGACCACTGCCACACAGCCAAATGCCGCTCCTACCAAAACGTTGCACACCTTGGGGGAAAGACAGCAGTGGGTAATATTCAAGATAATCGCCACGGCAATTGCAAGAAGAAACCAAATCGTGCCCAAGGCCACCGTGTAACCTTCGCCACCTCCGCCAATAATGAAGATTGCTCCAGAAATGATGATCAGTGTGACGCACGGGACGTACCTGAAAGAAAAGCAAGGACAAACGGAGCAAAAAATTAACACAAATCCACCAATTACGGAATACACGCAGGGCATTCCCTTCGAGACTTGACACGTATACGTGTTCAAAGACCGCCAGAGCTTTACGAAGCTCCAGAATAACCACACTATGTCAGTGCCAAAGTGAAGACAGCAAAATTCACCGTACGGCCTCCTGAATGGCGATCTTCGACGACGAATTCTATGTGTGTCTCATAGATTTCAAAGCCTCCACATAGTGGAGACTGTGGACACAATGTGGCCGTAGATCATGTAAAGATGAAGAAACTACCACTCACATCTGC
Encoded proteins:
- a CDS encoding 40S ribosomal protein S12, related; protein product: MSDVESIADEVVAPVEEEEEVKDLMTAIRKVLKNALIHDGLVRGLHEVAKALDAKKAQVCFLSESCSEPAYKKLVQGLCKEHGIPLLDVTDSKELGEWAGLCKVDKDGTARKVVGASCVCVTDFGEESEALTFLQNHIKTLS